In Tachyglossus aculeatus isolate mTacAcu1 chromosome 10, mTacAcu1.pri, whole genome shotgun sequence, the following proteins share a genomic window:
- the NDUFB2 gene encoding NADH dehydrogenase [ubiquinone] 1 beta subcomplex subunit 2, mitochondrial, producing the protein MASVVRLRPVLGAAGRHVLGARHAGGGVHIPPQYRQYPQLTKSQVFQAELWSGAMWFWILWRFWHDSDAVLGHFPYPDASKWTDEELGIPPDDED; encoded by the exons ATGGCTTCCGTGGTGAGGCTGAGGCCCGTCCTCGGAGCCGCCGGGCGGCACGTCCTGGGAGCCCGGCA CGCGGGAGGCGGCGTGCACATCCCCCCGCAGTACCGGCAGTACCCGCAGCTGACCAAGTCGCAGGTGTTCCAGGCGGAGCTGTGGAGCGGCGCCATGTGGTTCTGGATCCTGTGGCGCTTCTGGCACGACTCGGACGCCGTCCTG GGACACTTCCCCTACCCGGACGCTTCCAAGTGGACGGACGAGGAGCTGGGCATCCCCCCAGACGACGAAGATTAG